The following are encoded together in the Dyella terrae genome:
- the speE gene encoding polyamine aminopropyltransferase — translation MSQHPSWFTEAHQASGSSIGYRVEKLLHAEKTPFQTIEIYQTTDWGNLMVIDGCVMLTSRDNFLYHEMMTHPALFTHARAKRVVIIGGGDCGTLREVLKHEEVEHAVQVEIDERVTRLAEQYFPELCESNNDPRAELLFIDGIKYMAEAEPESLDLIIVDSTDPVGPAEGLFNAAFYASCYKALRHGGILVQQSESPIAHLELIKSMRSAMRTAGFTAVKTLPFPQPCYPTGWWSCTMVRKGGDLAGFRERGALSKNFPTRYYNADIHKAALAQPEFMREALGE, via the coding sequence ATGTCGCAGCACCCTAGCTGGTTCACCGAAGCCCACCAGGCCTCCGGCTCCTCCATTGGTTACCGCGTGGAGAAGCTGCTGCACGCCGAGAAGACCCCGTTCCAGACCATCGAGATCTACCAGACCACCGATTGGGGCAACCTGATGGTGATCGACGGTTGCGTCATGCTGACCAGCCGCGACAACTTCCTCTATCACGAGATGATGACCCACCCGGCGTTGTTCACCCATGCGCGCGCCAAGCGCGTGGTGATCATCGGTGGCGGCGACTGCGGCACGCTGCGTGAAGTGCTCAAGCACGAGGAAGTGGAGCACGCCGTGCAGGTGGAGATCGACGAGCGCGTGACACGCCTCGCCGAGCAGTACTTCCCGGAGCTGTGCGAATCCAACAACGACCCGCGCGCCGAGCTGCTGTTCATTGACGGCATCAAGTACATGGCCGAGGCGGAGCCGGAATCGCTGGATCTGATCATCGTCGACTCGACCGACCCGGTCGGCCCGGCCGAAGGCCTGTTCAACGCCGCCTTCTACGCCAGCTGCTACAAGGCCCTGCGCCACGGCGGCATCCTGGTGCAGCAGTCGGAATCGCCGATTGCTCACCTGGAGCTGATCAAGTCCATGCGCTCGGCGATGCGCACCGCCGGCTTCACCGCGGTGAAGACCCTGCCGTTCCCGCAGCCGTGCTACCCCACCGGCTGGTGGAGCTGCACCATGGTGCGCAAGGGCGGCGACCTGGCTGGCTTCCGCGAACGCGGCGCGCTGAGCAAGAACTTCCCGACCCGCTACTACAACGCCGATATCCACAAGGCGGCGCTGGCCCAGCCGGAATTCATGCGCGAAGCGCTGGGCGAGTAA
- a CDS encoding antitermination protein NusB: protein MNDISFLADGRAAPWFVGWGTLALINAGLAQGKNRSGLLWFLLSLVFGPLATLVLVLMPKARQTLF, encoded by the coding sequence GTGAACGACATTTCTTTTTTGGCCGACGGCCGCGCCGCCCCTTGGTTCGTCGGCTGGGGCACGTTGGCGCTGATCAACGCCGGTCTGGCCCAGGGCAAGAACCGTAGCGGCTTGTTGTGGTTCCTGCTGTCGCTGGTGTTCGGCCCGCTGGCCACGCTGGTGCTGGTGCTGATGCCCAAGGCACGGCAGACGTTGTTCTGA
- a CDS encoding ParA family protein, protein MLTVLVASSKGGCGKSTLVTQLASHWAQDGKHTAIVDADRQQSGFRWAANRPDNVPGVLAIEGGRRALEKLPPDTQRVLIDTPAGSQERDLEPYLEKANVVLVPVLPSTFDLDATFGFLEELRQVNRIKRGKLPVGLVGNRLKPWTNASQDAMNQLTEQAPFPLVAQLRDSQAYVLLAALGKGIFDYASENVRSHQEDWKHLLRWIKRQH, encoded by the coding sequence ATGCTGACGGTACTGGTAGCAAGCAGCAAAGGCGGTTGCGGCAAGAGCACGCTGGTCACGCAACTAGCCTCTCACTGGGCGCAGGATGGCAAGCACACGGCCATCGTCGACGCCGACCGGCAACAATCCGGCTTTCGCTGGGCGGCCAACCGCCCCGACAACGTTCCCGGCGTGCTGGCCATCGAAGGTGGCCGCAGGGCGCTGGAAAAACTCCCGCCCGATACGCAGCGCGTGCTGATCGACACGCCGGCCGGCTCGCAAGAGCGCGACCTGGAGCCTTATCTGGAAAAGGCGAACGTGGTGCTGGTACCCGTACTGCCGTCAACCTTCGATCTCGATGCCACGTTCGGTTTCCTGGAGGAACTCCGCCAGGTCAACCGCATCAAACGGGGGAAGCTGCCCGTTGGACTGGTCGGCAACCGTCTCAAGCCGTGGACCAACGCCAGCCAGGACGCCATGAACCAACTAACCGAGCAGGCGCCGTTTCCGCTAGTGGCACAACTGCGGGACAGCCAGGCCTATGTGTTGCTGGCTGCCCTCGGCAAGGGCATCTTTGATTACGCTTCGGAAAACGTCCGAAGCCACCAGGAGGACTGGAAACACCTCCTGCGCTGGATCAAACGCCAGCATTGA
- a CDS encoding SixA phosphatase family protein produces MHELILLRHAEAQPATSGANDQNRRLSGRGEQEAKAAGKWLASHGVKVDRVLCSPSERTRATAELALNAYGKAPATEFADDIYEATPGELLALLDQYGDAGTVMLVGHNPGIERLVALLVEGRSDEFRGMPPGGLAVLHLNGTLEPGNARLDAFWSP; encoded by the coding sequence ATGCACGAACTCATCCTGTTGCGACACGCCGAAGCTCAGCCGGCCACCTCCGGAGCCAACGATCAGAACCGGCGCCTGAGCGGGCGCGGAGAGCAAGAGGCGAAGGCCGCCGGAAAGTGGCTGGCGTCGCACGGGGTAAAGGTCGACCGCGTGCTGTGCTCGCCGTCCGAACGCACCCGCGCCACTGCCGAACTCGCGCTCAACGCTTACGGCAAGGCGCCGGCCACCGAGTTTGCCGATGACATCTACGAGGCCACGCCCGGCGAGCTGCTGGCCCTGCTCGACCAGTACGGCGATGCCGGCACGGTGATGCTGGTAGGGCACAACCCCGGCATCGAACGGTTGGTGGCCCTGTTGGTCGAGGGCCGCTCCGACGAGTTCCGTGGCATGCCGCCCGGCGGCTTGGCCGTGCTTCACCTCAACGGCACGCTCGAACCGGGCAATGCGCGCTTGGATGCTTTCTGGTCCCCATGA
- a CDS encoding YceI family protein: protein MTLPIASCCLLLLLLIMQPAQAADYRIDPARSHADFGVRLFWLSQISGRFEEIDGDVTLSQLHDTATVDARITVDSIHMGSDRIRRWVLTPEFFDASRFPSIRFVSEPISLAMLEKGGDLGGTLTLRGVTKPAHFEVLPSHCPLEAPQECVISVRGTIQRSDFGMSGHRTAISDQVQLGMMISLDYARR from the coding sequence ATGACGTTGCCTATCGCTAGCTGTTGCCTGCTGCTGTTGCTGCTGATCATGCAGCCGGCGCAGGCAGCGGACTACCGTATCGACCCCGCACGATCCCACGCCGATTTCGGCGTCAGGCTGTTCTGGCTCAGCCAGATCAGCGGCCGCTTCGAGGAAATCGACGGTGACGTGACCCTGAGCCAGCTGCATGACACCGCCACCGTCGATGCCCGCATCACCGTGGACAGCATCCACATGGGATCAGACCGCATTCGCCGTTGGGTGCTGACGCCAGAATTTTTCGACGCATCGCGCTTTCCTTCGATCCGATTTGTTTCCGAACCCATTTCGCTGGCGATGCTGGAGAAAGGTGGCGACCTCGGCGGCACGCTGACCTTGCGTGGCGTGACCAAGCCGGCGCATTTCGAAGTGCTTCCCTCCCACTGCCCGCTGGAAGCACCGCAAGAGTGTGTGATCTCCGTACGCGGCACGATCCAGCGCAGCGATTTCGGTATGAGCGGTCATCGCACGGCCATTTCCGACCAAGTGCAGTTGGGCATGATGATCAGCCTGGATTACGCCCGGCGTTAA
- a CDS encoding phospholipase D-like domain-containing protein: MRQRWIAVSLLLVAILILSGCSVSPTRIRRADAVVASDTQRQLNCDREDHCPVDSPLLDAAQQAMADSTPNEPVHVVTLLNDSEAAMVARLNLIRAAQHSIDVQTYIWDQDDAGQLMLNELIKAAQRGVKVRILADQLFSFGDPVLLERLATVHQNLEIRLYNPTFHKAQTSVAEFSASIVCCFMTFNQRMHNKLLLVDNLIGITGGRNYQDRYFDWDNDFDYVDRDVMVGGPAARKMATSFETFWKHKRSTPLTHLSDVNRRLLDDNHPGPLPEPHYAHPQRVARVQEEAGDGGWIDDVLVSDTLRTGRVDFFSDLPAKTDQPDKRSAHEFTAHLMRMVGAAQHEVVLQTPYLVMSDRANAIFERLHKGDSPPRIVVSTNSLASTDAFAVYALSYKHRKRYLKDFGFEIYEMKPRAEGPAEDNAESAADDGPPPPLQGGATPPRHVGNERGLLGSRSSGRRNRPAPLTTPGRRFGLHAKSIVVDDDFAMVGSHNFDPRSDHYNTEAGVIVYDARFANELRDSILRDTQPENAWVIAPRQQSRLSMAIGDVSASLPVFDLWPYRYATGYDLKAGCTPMRPSDPGFLSCYTPVGDFPDVDVSPKLIYTRLITAFGAGVQGVL; the protein is encoded by the coding sequence ATGCGCCAGCGCTGGATCGCCGTCTCCCTTTTGCTTGTAGCGATCCTGATTCTGTCGGGATGTAGTGTGTCGCCCACACGCATCCGCCGAGCCGACGCTGTCGTAGCGAGCGACACGCAACGCCAGCTCAACTGCGACCGGGAAGATCACTGCCCCGTCGACTCACCACTGCTCGACGCCGCCCAACAGGCAATGGCCGATTCCACGCCCAACGAACCGGTACACGTGGTGACGCTGCTCAACGACAGCGAAGCGGCGATGGTCGCGCGGCTCAATCTGATCCGCGCTGCCCAGCACAGCATCGACGTGCAGACCTACATCTGGGATCAGGACGACGCCGGCCAACTGATGCTCAATGAGCTGATCAAGGCGGCGCAGCGCGGCGTGAAGGTGCGCATCCTGGCCGACCAATTGTTCTCGTTCGGTGACCCCGTGCTGCTGGAACGCCTCGCCACGGTGCACCAGAACCTGGAGATACGCCTCTACAACCCGACGTTCCACAAAGCGCAGACCTCGGTGGCGGAGTTCAGCGCGAGCATCGTGTGCTGCTTCATGACGTTCAACCAGCGCATGCACAACAAGTTGCTGCTGGTGGACAACTTGATCGGCATCACCGGCGGGCGCAACTATCAGGACCGTTACTTCGACTGGGATAACGACTTCGATTACGTCGACCGCGACGTGATGGTGGGCGGGCCCGCAGCACGCAAGATGGCGACAAGTTTCGAGACCTTCTGGAAGCACAAGCGCTCAACGCCGCTCACGCATCTAAGCGATGTAAACCGCCGACTGCTGGACGACAACCATCCCGGCCCACTGCCCGAGCCCCACTACGCCCATCCGCAGCGCGTTGCGCGTGTGCAGGAGGAAGCCGGCGACGGTGGCTGGATCGACGACGTGCTGGTGTCCGACACGCTGCGCACGGGCCGCGTCGACTTCTTTAGCGACCTGCCCGCCAAGACGGACCAACCGGACAAGCGCAGCGCCCACGAATTCACCGCACATCTCATGCGCATGGTCGGCGCAGCGCAGCACGAGGTGGTATTGCAGACGCCGTACCTGGTGATGAGCGATCGCGCCAACGCGATCTTCGAGCGGCTGCACAAGGGCGATTCGCCACCGCGCATCGTCGTGTCGACCAACTCGCTCGCGTCCACTGATGCCTTCGCGGTGTATGCGCTCTCGTACAAGCACCGCAAGCGCTACCTCAAGGATTTCGGCTTCGAGATCTACGAGATGAAGCCGCGCGCGGAAGGACCAGCGGAAGACAACGCTGAATCGGCGGCCGACGACGGCCCGCCGCCGCCCTTGCAGGGCGGCGCAACCCCGCCACGCCACGTCGGCAACGAACGCGGCCTGCTTGGCAGCCGCAGCAGCGGTCGCCGCAACCGCCCTGCGCCACTGACCACACCGGGCCGCCGCTTCGGCCTGCACGCCAAATCCATCGTGGTGGACGACGACTTCGCCATGGTCGGCTCGCACAACTTCGATCCGCGCTCGGACCACTACAACACTGAAGCGGGCGTTATCGTGTACGACGCGCGCTTTGCCAACGAACTGCGCGACAGCATCCTGCGCGACACGCAGCCGGAGAACGCATGGGTGATCGCGCCACGCCAGCAAAGCCGCCTGAGCATGGCCATCGGCGATGTCTCGGCAAGCCTGCCGGTGTTCGACCTGTGGCCCTACCGCTACGCCACCGGCTACGACCTCAAAGCGGGCTGCACGCCAATGCGCCCCAGTGATCCGGGCTTCTTGAGCTGCTACACGCCGGTTGGCGATTTCCCCGATGTCGATGTGTCGCCCAAGCTGATCTACACGCGTTTGATCACGGCGTTTGGCGCAGGCGTGCAAGGCGTGCTCTGA
- a CDS encoding energy transducer TonB, protein MFRLRTTVSLSLLALAIGVAGTAWLSTLTGDWAGPPGTPASRTDKVRMMLRRHSRPPAPSGHVAVATSAPLRPEETEPMLTPVEMPPLAASWLQRTAFASGRVVLQLTVDGEGRVDHAAVGESSGNAELDERALRTVARWRFAVPGDHPDGLSGRLVMRFDDTPVPSR, encoded by the coding sequence ATGTTTCGTCTGCGCACTACCGTCAGCCTGAGCCTGCTCGCGCTGGCGATCGGTGTGGCCGGTACGGCGTGGCTGAGCACACTCACCGGCGACTGGGCGGGGCCACCGGGCACGCCCGCTTCGCGCACCGACAAGGTACGCATGATGCTGCGACGTCATTCGCGCCCGCCTGCGCCTTCCGGCCACGTGGCGGTGGCGACGTCGGCGCCTCTACGCCCTGAAGAAACCGAGCCCATGCTGACGCCCGTCGAGATGCCGCCGCTGGCCGCGTCGTGGTTGCAGCGGACGGCCTTTGCCAGCGGGCGCGTGGTGTTGCAGCTCACTGTCGATGGCGAAGGCCGCGTTGATCATGCCGCCGTGGGCGAATCCAGCGGCAATGCAGAGCTGGACGAGCGTGCTCTACGCACCGTGGCACGCTGGCGCTTCGCGGTGCCGGGTGATCATCCCGATGGCTTGAGCGGCCGGCTGGTGATGCGATTCGACGACACACCTGTACCGTCTCGGTAG
- a CDS encoding acetyl-CoA C-acetyltransferase, producing MENTLKRVGVIGGVRIPFCRNNTAYADVGNFGMSVKVLGSLVERYGLHGQELGEVAMGAVIKHSSEWNLAREAVLSSGLAPTTPAITTARACGTSLDNAIIIANKIATGQIEAGIAGGSDTTSDVPIVLGERLRKRLLAMNRAKSWQDKLRAATQGFSLKELKPAFPGVAEPRTGMSMGDHCEKMAKEWHIARQPQDQLALDSHHKLAAAYEAGFFEDLVVPFRGLKRDGFLRPDSTMDKLASLKPAFDKSSGHGTLTAGNSTGLSDGAAAVLLGTEEWAAKRGLKVQAWFRDAEVAAVDFVHGEGLLMAPTVAVPRMLARHGLTLQDFDFYEIHEAFAAQVLCTLRAWESADYCKQRLGLDQPLGAIDPAKLNVNGSSLATGHPFAATGARVVATLAKLLEQKGSGRGLISICTAGGMGVTAILER from the coding sequence ATGGAAAACACGCTCAAGCGCGTCGGTGTGATCGGCGGCGTACGTATCCCGTTCTGCCGTAACAACACTGCCTACGCCGATGTCGGTAATTTCGGCATGTCGGTGAAGGTGCTTGGGTCGCTGGTGGAGCGGTATGGCCTGCATGGCCAGGAGCTGGGCGAAGTGGCCATGGGTGCGGTGATCAAGCACTCGTCCGAGTGGAACCTGGCCCGCGAGGCAGTGCTGTCCTCGGGTCTGGCGCCCACCACGCCGGCCATCACCACGGCCCGTGCCTGCGGTACCTCGCTGGACAACGCCATCATCATCGCCAACAAGATCGCCACCGGGCAGATCGAAGCGGGCATCGCCGGCGGTTCGGACACCACCAGCGACGTGCCGATCGTGCTTGGCGAGCGCCTGCGCAAGCGCCTGCTTGCCATGAACCGCGCCAAGAGCTGGCAGGACAAGCTGCGTGCCGCTACCCAGGGTTTCTCGCTGAAGGAACTCAAGCCGGCGTTCCCGGGCGTGGCCGAGCCGCGCACCGGTATGTCGATGGGTGACCACTGCGAAAAGATGGCTAAGGAATGGCACATCGCGCGCCAGCCGCAAGACCAGCTGGCGCTGGACAGCCACCACAAGCTCGCCGCCGCCTATGAAGCCGGTTTCTTCGAGGATTTGGTGGTGCCTTTCCGCGGTTTGAAACGCGATGGCTTTCTGCGTCCGGACAGCACCATGGACAAGCTGGCCTCACTGAAGCCGGCCTTCGACAAGTCCTCCGGCCACGGCACGCTCACGGCGGGCAACTCCACCGGTCTGTCCGACGGCGCGGCTGCCGTGTTGCTGGGCACCGAGGAGTGGGCAGCCAAGCGCGGCCTGAAGGTGCAGGCGTGGTTCCGTGATGCGGAAGTCGCCGCGGTCGATTTCGTGCACGGCGAAGGTCTGCTGATGGCGCCGACCGTGGCCGTGCCGCGCATGCTCGCCCGCCATGGACTCACGCTGCAGGACTTCGATTTCTACGAGATCCACGAAGCTTTCGCGGCGCAGGTGCTGTGCACGCTGCGCGCGTGGGAAAGCGCCGACTACTGCAAGCAGCGCCTCGGCCTTGACCAGCCGCTGGGCGCGATCGATCCGGCCAAGCTCAACGTCAACGGTTCCAGCCTTGCCACGGGTCATCCGTTCGCGGCCACCGGAGCGCGCGTCGTCGCCACGTTGGCCAAGCTGCTCGAGCAGAAGGGTTCGGGTCGCGGCCTGATCTCCATCTGCACTGCCGGCGGCATGGGCGTCACCGCCATCCTCGAACGCTGA
- a CDS encoding sensor domain-containing protein: MRQTDHEFVPAGGEAHWPAHVLEGAPALITYIDQHRRFRFANTTHRAWLDIDPAWMIGRTVDEVLGDSNLQRAGNCLEQALAGEPAVYEGELLAGSARCYVHGNFQPDLDEDGHVRGVFTVFIDITARHALELQLRESEQRFFGAFQHAPIGMALVTTEGHMLRVNAALCDMLGYSEQELLTRALPDLTHVDDLPASRELSRALREGRRETYQLEKRYIHRDGHVVYVLLSVSLVRSANNGEPYHAVAQILDISQRKSYEEALFRERELAEVTLRSIGDAVITTDLRHQVTSLNPIAEAMTGWSQAEAVGRPMSEVFRLIDSRTREPLHSPLLDAISRDAIVELKGNAVLLHRNGFETPIEDSAASIHDHAGSVIGGVLVFHDVSETRALALKMAHLAQHDTLTGLPNRSLLQSRLEQVLAAAVRRHDEAALLHIDIDHFKQINDALGHAAGDELLRGFAAHLRHHLRNEDTVSRIGGDEFVVLLSHVDGRSGASQLCEKLMRLWQQSPASKMGEFNITFSVGISVYPDDAVDAEAMLRNADVAMYEVKMKGRDDYRFFTPQMSELPAARLRIEQDLRRALKRGELRLHYQPKVDARTDAIVGAEALLRWQVDGQDVYLPDQFIPVAEECGLIVPLGEWVIREACRQAGEWYRAGKPIVVAVNVAAPQFQHPGFHATLKQALDDAQLPPSLIELELTERMVMSAGDQSRALMQGIKDLGVSLALDDFGTGYCSLSYLKYFPIDALKIDRTFVRDIASDADNAAITDAIITMARGLDMNVVAEGVETTAQAEHLRRAGCSLLQGFLFGTAIPPEEFSQHLLVA, from the coding sequence ATGCGTCAAACCGATCACGAGTTCGTCCCTGCGGGAGGCGAGGCCCACTGGCCCGCCCATGTACTGGAGGGCGCGCCTGCTCTGATCACCTACATCGATCAACACCGGCGCTTCCGCTTCGCCAACACCACTCACCGCGCCTGGCTCGACATCGACCCGGCGTGGATGATCGGACGAACCGTCGACGAGGTACTCGGCGACTCGAACCTGCAGCGCGCCGGCAACTGCCTGGAGCAGGCACTCGCCGGGGAGCCTGCGGTGTACGAGGGCGAGCTGCTCGCCGGTTCGGCACGCTGCTATGTGCATGGCAATTTCCAGCCCGATCTGGACGAAGACGGCCACGTACGCGGCGTCTTCACGGTGTTCATCGACATCACCGCAAGGCATGCGCTGGAACTGCAGCTGCGTGAAAGCGAGCAACGCTTCTTCGGCGCTTTTCAGCATGCCCCCATCGGCATGGCCCTGGTCACCACCGAAGGCCACATGCTGCGGGTCAACGCCGCGCTGTGCGACATGCTCGGCTATAGCGAGCAGGAGCTGCTTACGCGTGCCCTGCCCGACCTGACTCACGTCGACGACCTGCCCGCTTCGCGCGAACTGTCGCGCGCGCTGCGCGAAGGCCGGCGCGAAACCTATCAGCTAGAGAAGCGCTACATCCATCGCGACGGCCACGTCGTGTACGTGCTGCTCAGCGTATCGCTGGTGCGCTCGGCAAATAATGGCGAGCCCTATCACGCCGTTGCGCAGATCCTCGATATCAGCCAACGCAAGTCCTATGAGGAAGCGTTGTTCCGCGAGCGCGAACTGGCCGAGGTAACGCTGCGCTCCATCGGCGACGCCGTCATCACCACCGACCTGCGGCACCAAGTGACGTCGCTCAACCCCATCGCCGAGGCGATGACGGGCTGGAGTCAGGCCGAGGCGGTGGGTCGCCCGATGAGCGAAGTGTTCCGCCTGATCGACAGCCGCACCCGCGAACCCCTGCACAGTCCGTTGCTGGATGCGATTTCGCGCGATGCCATCGTCGAACTGAAGGGCAACGCGGTGCTGCTCCACCGCAACGGCTTCGAAACACCCATCGAAGATTCGGCGGCCTCCATCCACGATCACGCCGGCAGCGTCATCGGCGGCGTGCTGGTATTCCACGACGTGAGCGAGACGCGCGCCCTGGCGCTGAAAATGGCGCACTTGGCCCAGCACGACACGCTCACCGGCCTGCCCAATCGCAGCCTGCTGCAGTCGCGCCTGGAGCAGGTACTGGCAGCGGCCGTGCGCCGCCACGACGAAGCCGCACTGCTGCATATCGACATCGATCATTTCAAACAGATCAACGACGCGCTCGGTCACGCTGCGGGCGACGAACTGCTGCGCGGGTTCGCGGCGCATCTGCGCCACCACCTACGCAACGAAGACACCGTCAGCCGCATTGGCGGCGACGAGTTTGTGGTGCTGTTGTCCCATGTAGATGGACGCTCAGGCGCCAGCCAGCTGTGCGAAAAGCTGATGCGCCTGTGGCAACAATCGCCCGCCAGCAAGATGGGCGAGTTCAACATCACCTTCAGCGTGGGTATCAGCGTCTATCCTGACGATGCGGTCGACGCCGAGGCCATGCTGCGCAACGCCGACGTCGCCATGTACGAAGTAAAGATGAAGGGGCGGGACGATTACCGCTTCTTCACCCCGCAGATGAGCGAACTGCCCGCCGCGCGTCTACGCATAGAGCAAGACCTTCGCCGCGCGCTCAAACGCGGTGAATTGAGGCTGCACTACCAACCCAAGGTGGATGCACGCACCGACGCTATCGTCGGCGCCGAAGCCTTGCTGCGCTGGCAGGTCGATGGCCAGGACGTGTACTTGCCCGACCAGTTCATTCCGGTGGCGGAAGAATGCGGGCTGATCGTACCCCTCGGCGAATGGGTGATACGCGAGGCCTGCCGCCAGGCGGGAGAGTGGTATCGCGCGGGCAAGCCCATCGTGGTGGCGGTGAATGTCGCCGCGCCGCAGTTCCAGCATCCAGGTTTCCATGCCACGCTCAAGCAGGCGCTGGATGACGCGCAACTGCCACCGTCACTGATCGAGCTGGAACTGACCGAGCGCATGGTGATGTCGGCCGGTGATCAGAGCCGCGCCCTTATGCAAGGCATCAAGGATCTGGGCGTGAGTCTGGCACTGGACGACTTCGGCACGGGTTATTGCAGCCTTTCGTACCTCAAGTATTTCCCCATCGATGCGCTGAAGATCGACCGCACCTTCGTGCGCGACATCGCTAGCGATGCGGACAACGCCGCCATTACCGACGCCATCATCACCATGGCGCGCGGGCTGGACATGAATGTGGTGGCCGAAGGCGTGGAAACCACCGCGCAGGCCGAGCACCTGCGGCGCGCCGGATGTTCCCTGTTGCAGGGCTTCCTGTTCGGCACAGCCATTCCGCCGGAAGAGTTCAGCCAGCACCTGTTGGTGGCGTGA
- a CDS encoding GNAT family N-acetyltransferase: protein MSIAIRTATRDDIAHIAQWNLAMAWETEHKSLDSAVLERGVTAVFDEPRRGFYLVAQRGNEPVGCLLVTYEWSDWRAGDFWWIQSVYVAESARREGVFRQLYEEAKQRAALAGAVGLRLYVETENERAQRTYAGLGMERCHYFMYEAEF, encoded by the coding sequence ATGAGCATCGCCATTCGTACCGCCACGCGTGACGATATTGCGCACATCGCGCAATGGAATCTCGCCATGGCGTGGGAAACCGAACACAAGTCGCTCGACTCCGCGGTACTTGAGCGCGGTGTCACGGCCGTGTTCGACGAACCGCGCCGCGGGTTCTACCTGGTGGCGCAGCGTGGCAACGAACCCGTGGGTTGCCTGCTGGTGACGTACGAGTGGAGCGACTGGCGCGCCGGTGACTTCTGGTGGATTCAGAGCGTGTACGTGGCGGAGTCCGCGCGCCGCGAAGGCGTGTTCCGCCAGCTTTACGAAGAGGCCAAGCAACGCGCCGCGCTAGCCGGTGCAGTGGGCCTGCGCCTGTACGTGGAGACGGAGAACGAACGCGCGCAGCGCACCTACGCCGGGCTCGGCATGGAGCGGTGCCACTACTTCATGTACGAAGCGGAGTTCTGA
- the ntrC gene encoding nitrogen regulation protein NR(I) → MTTESGSEIWIADDDRGVRFVLAEALRDAGLSVREFGDAEEVRAALRASSPALLLTDVRMPGEGGLALVAAFKAQGVGPVIVMSAFTDVATTAAAYRAGAVDYLAKPFDLDQAVAAVQRALADVPSAAAAPVEPPAPTHALLGESPAMREVFRLIGRVAASDLNVLVTGETGTGKELVARALHEESARRDKPFVALNTAAIPSELLESELFGHEAGAFTGATRRHAGRFEQAEGGTLFLDEIGDMPLALQTRLLRVLAGGEFYRVGGRELIRGNVRIIAATHQDLDARVAAGQFRADLKHRLDVVRIELPSLRVRRSDIPLLAQHFLASAAQELRLPPKRFSKAALKAIGQRDFPGNVRELENLCRRLAVIAPGNEILASDLGANNAGSTAGGWTDALREWVSQALADGEVDIHTRAREALDQTLLQVALEANEGHRQHAAAALGVGRNTLTRKLGSSRVRRPSKS, encoded by the coding sequence ATGACGACTGAGTCTGGTTCCGAGATCTGGATCGCCGACGACGATCGCGGCGTCCGCTTCGTGCTGGCCGAGGCGCTGCGCGATGCGGGCCTGTCAGTGCGCGAATTTGGCGACGCCGAAGAAGTACGCGCAGCCTTGCGCGCATCATCCCCCGCGTTGCTGCTGACCGACGTGCGCATGCCTGGCGAAGGCGGGCTCGCGCTGGTCGCCGCGTTCAAGGCGCAGGGCGTGGGGCCGGTGATCGTCATGAGCGCCTTCACCGACGTCGCTACCACGGCGGCAGCGTATCGCGCGGGTGCGGTGGACTATCTCGCTAAGCCGTTCGATCTCGACCAGGCTGTGGCCGCCGTGCAACGCGCGCTGGCGGACGTTCCTTCTGCTGCAGCCGCGCCAGTGGAACCGCCCGCACCAACACATGCATTGCTTGGCGAAAGCCCGGCGATGCGCGAAGTATTCCGCCTCATCGGGCGCGTGGCCGCGAGCGACCTCAACGTGCTCGTGACGGGCGAAACCGGCACCGGCAAAGAGCTGGTGGCTCGCGCACTGCACGAGGAGAGTGCGCGTCGAGACAAACCCTTTGTCGCGCTCAATACCGCAGCGATTCCCAGTGAATTGTTGGAAAGCGAATTGTTCGGCCACGAAGCCGGCGCGTTCACCGGTGCCACGCGTCGTCACGCCGGGCGCTTCGAGCAGGCCGAAGGTGGCACGCTGTTCCTCGACGAAATCGGCGACATGCCGCTGGCGCTGCAGACGCGTCTGCTACGCGTGTTGGCCGGCGGCGAGTTTTATCGCGTGGGCGGCCGCGAACTGATCCGTGGCAACGTACGCATCATCGCGGCCACTCACCAGGATCTGGATGCGCGCGTGGCGGCGGGTCAGTTCCGCGCCGACCTGAAACACCGCCTCGATGTGGTGCGCATTGAGCTCCCGTCGCTGCGCGTGCGACGCAGCGACATTCCATTGCTCGCGCAGCATTTCCTCGCCAGCGCCGCGCAGGAGTTGCGCCTGCCACCGAAACGCTTCTCCAAGGCCGCGCTGAAAGCGATCGGGCAGCGAGACTTTCCCGGTAACGTCCGTGAGCTCGAAAACCTGTGCCGCCGCCTCGCCGTGATCGCCCCAGGGAACGAGATCCTCGCCTCCGATCTCGGTGCGAACAACGCGGGTAGCACGGCCGGCGGGTGGACCGACGCGTTGCGCGAGTGGGTGTCCCAGGCGCTGGCGGATGGCGAGGTGGATATCCACACGCGCGCTCGTGAAGCGCTGGACCAGACGCTGCTGCAGGTGGCGCTGGAAGCCAACGAAGGCCATCGGCAGCATGCCGCTGCCGCGTTGGGAGTGGGCCGCAATACGCTTACCCGGAAACTGGGCTCGTCGCGTGTGCGTCGGCCATCCAAGTCATGA